The region GCCCTTCAAGCCCAGCTACAGGATGTTCTGGctgacacttttatttatttttgaccaCCCccacaccattttttaaagatttatttatttatttgaggggcgcctgggtggctcagtcgttaagcatctgccttcagctcaggttatgatctcggggtcctgggatcgagccccgcatcgggctccctgctccgcaggaagcctgcttctccctctcccgctcccgctgcctgtgttccctctctcactgtgtctctctcggtcaaataaataaataaaatctttaaaaatatttatttatttgagagagagagagcatgcgcacaagagtgtggaagtggggggggggggcagagggagagggacagaaaatcCTCCAGTACGCttcccactgagtatggagcctgacaaggggctggatcccaggacccagagaccatgacctgagccaaaaccaagagtccgatgcttaattgactgagccacccaggcacccaccccccttttaaaaagattagttTCTTcctgcgggggggtggggagtgggggaagaggcagagggggagaatctccagcagactccttgctaagcacagagcccaacctcacaaccctgagatcatgacctgagctgaaaccaagagtcagacgcttaaccgactgagccatcctaGCACCTCTCTTTTTGACCCCTTTAATCCTGCTTCTCCGTCAACCATAGACCCACTGGACATTGAGGGTCTGTGATCAGGCTGTGTCCTCCACAGGAGAAGGTACTCTGATCCAACAAATATTATTTGAGCTTGACTTGGTACATGCCTTCTCAAATATCTTCTATAGATCTGTTacctcccagctccccaccctcACATGGGGGTATCTCCCCTACCAGACTAGAAAAGTCCCTGCAGATGAGGCCCTGAACTGAATCTTTTTTGGGGCCCTCACATCCATCCCACACAACTGATAGAGCAGGCAGTCAATGTGTGCACGAGGGCTGAGTATGTACCCACAGCTGAACCCAGGTGAATGTGTGTGTCTGCTCACCTTCCCCATGCTCATCCGTGTACTGGAAGGCCTGGACCAGCCGCAGAACTTCGTCCACAGAGCGCCCCACAGGCAAATCATTGACAGTGATCTGGCGAAGGACACCCTTGCCATCGATGATAAAGAGGCCCCTGAAGATATCAGAGTTCATGGTGAGGAGCTGGGAGTTGCCATTGCCAGGGCCGGGGGAGGGAGTATCAACTCCCTACTGAccacagggctgggggcagggaagacaGTGCCCAAGCATTGTCTCCTCATCCTGAGGAttgggggctccctgagggcccCACAGTACCTGTAGGCAATGCCCTCATCTTCCTTCAGCACACCATAATCTTCAGACAAACTTCTGGTTACATCGGCCAGCAAGGGGATGTTCAGGGGGCCcaagcctccttccttcctgggagTGTTGATCCTAGGAGTGGAAGAGACAAGTCTGGGACCCAAGATGCCTGATACAGCAGGGTCCTCACCCTGGGGGCCTGGGTGTGATAAAGGCTGAAGAGGGGGTGCTGGAGCTGAGAGATAAGGAGCTTTACAGCAAGGCTCTAggatccccacccaccccaccctgaaGAGGGTACAGGGGCTCTTTCCCGCAGCTGGGAAGACTAAGCCGAGGCTCCAGGTCCAGCAAAGGGTGTTCACATATGCCGGTGACCTCCCACATCTTGGGGCAGAGAAAGCCTGCCTCAGAGTCCCCATCCTCCTCTCTCGAGCTCTGTGTTGGGGCCCAGCACTTCACTGTCTAGAACTGGGGTTTCCACCTTCTTGAAATAGTTATTGGAAAGGAGGTTGTGTTGCCCTAAGTGAGGTAAGGCATCTCCAACTCTCTGGGCCCAGCAACTAGTTTTCAAATGCTAATTACTGCCATCATCATTAAGGACTTGGGCatccttaattttattattttcaagatggggaaagggaggcCCAGATGTTGAGCAACAGCCGCAAGAACATATAGCTCGGATCCTATGGAGGATGTGGGCTTGGCTGCATCCTCCCTCCCTGCTAGTCCTTGCTCATACCAAGCCAGGTGGGTGAACTGAGAGTCGACAGAGACCCCCAGCACCTCACAGCCCAGCTTGCGGAAGTCCTCGGCACGCTCGCTGAAAGCGATGATCTCCGTGGGGCAGACAAAGGTGAAGTCCAGCGGGTAGAAAAAGAGGACCAAGTATTTCCCTGCGGGAGGGAGCGGGGATAGACAAGGAGTTAGGCCTCTAAtgtctgggccccacccccacctgggcCCACTCTCGGCCGCCCTCACCTTTGTAGTCGCAAAACTTCACCTCCTTGAAGGCGCCGTCCACCACGGCGGTGGCCTGGAAGGGCGGGGCGGGCTTTCCGATGTGCGCCTTGCCAGAGGCCATGACTGAAAGCTGAGACCCCCGGCCCGGTCAGTGCGCCCGGGAACACCCTTTGTCCTCCCTTCCCAAGGTCACGCTGCGTGACGCTGGGCCCGGTGaccagggaagagaggcagagggcgcAGCACTACCCCACACCCTCCCGGGTACCCGGTCTGCGCGGCCTTGAGACTGCAGGAGACCCGTCCCCCCGACCAGCAAAAGCGGCCCGGCTGCAGCCGCCAGGGACCCCCCCATTAGCGTGTCGGCCTGAGGGCCCTGGCGCAAGCCCACCGCTCCGGGAGGAGACCCCCgcgagcagggggcggggagctCGGCGATGCGGCCTGTACTGCATGCAAGGCCAAGGCCTCGATTTCCCCCTGCAAGGACAAAGGCGGCCACTACGGCGGGCGGAAAACAAAGGCTGCAGCGCTGAGGTCTGGACCCGGCCGGAGCTGCTCCAAGGGGGCTCCCCAGAGCCCGGTGCCCTCCAGGTGTCCATACCTGCGTGGGCAAGGGCAGCACACACAGACCAGCAGACGTGCGAACACGCGTTCTCAGCACCAAGCGCGCCCTGGGCCTGGGTGTCTTTTATGCGCGGCACGAACCATGACGCATAGGGCGGGGGGGTGGGCGGACGAGTGGAGCGGTCGGGTCCACTGCAACCGcagggggggggatggggagcgAAGCAGGCCCGGTCCACGCGCCTGCAAGCGGCGGGAGGAGTCGCGGAGTCGGGGGCCCCGACCACTGCCACCGCTGGTGGGGGTAGTGCGGGCACCACATACCCCGCGAGGAGCTCCTCCTCGGAGCGCGCCCGGGTCGGTTGGAGTCCGGCATGGCCGGGAGCCCGGCAAACTTACTGCTGCTGCCTCTGATTCTCCTGCTGCTGGGGACCCCTGCCCAGGTCTCCCGCGACTACCATTACTTTGGCGAGAAGAGCGGAGGCGACACCTGGGAGGAGCTGCGGCTGCAGCATCAGGAGAAAGGTAACCGCACGCCGCGGGTGTGATGGTGCGGAAAGGTGCCCCATTACCCCACTTCGCCAGCTGGCTGCAAACACACCCTCCTCCAGGGACTTCAGACCTCTCCCCATCTGCGCCCTGGCGTGGCCCCCGTGGGCCGCTTACttttctctgaggctcagttttcttatctgtaaattgAAATAGAGACCGACTTTAAGCCTCTCCCAGGGGAAGAGTGGACATGGGTCGGCAATAAACCCCCAAGCAGACACATCCATAAACTCATGGATGTGTGCTAGAAGATAGAGAAAGGAGGGCGCGGTAAACGTCTGAAGTCAGAGAAGGCCGGGCTGAAGAGGATGGATAACCAATGCAGCAGGAATCCAGCAAAAGCCCCAAATGCAAAGATTTAGGGAGAAGAGTGTGCCAGGGAATGGGAACAGCCAGTGCCAAAGCAAAAGGGCTGGacggaggaaaagaaagaagccagtgtTGTCTGGCAGAGACTTGGTAAGGCATGAAGTGTTAGGACTTTGTGAGCTGCAGAGTTGGGGTAAGACCTGTTTCCTGGCGGCATAGGGAGGAGTCTGTAAAAAAGCATTGTAAAGAGCCCCTGATAAGCACTCAGAAGGTTGTAGCTGCTTGAAAAGTGGCCATAATAATTGTTTTTGTAGTACATGCCAGCATATCGCCAGAGGCTTTCAGTACCTTCGTTATATTACCCCAATTACGTCACTTAATTTACCACCTGCAGCCCTGCTGGTTAGGTGGCACTATGCCTACTGAACAGGCCCATTATCACACCCCTGAAGACAGGAGTCGGCTTCAGATAGTGAGCACCTGGCGTGTTGTATCACACGCCCAACTGGACAGGCTAGCGCCAGTGGGAAGTGTCAGTTTGCAGTTCCTCTGGGTCACACACCA is a window of Zalophus californianus isolate mZalCal1 chromosome 1, mZalCal1.pri.v2, whole genome shotgun sequence DNA encoding:
- the PRDX2 gene encoding peroxiredoxin-2: MASGKAHIGKPAPPFQATAVVDGAFKEVKFCDYKGKYLVLFFYPLDFTFVCPTEIIAFSERAEDFRKLGCEVLGVSVDSQFTHLAWINTPRKEGGLGPLNIPLLADVTRSLSEDYGVLKEDEGIAYRGLFIIDGKGVLRQITVNDLPVGRSVDEVLRLVQAFQYTDEHGEVCPAGWKPGSDTIKPNVDDSKEYFSKHN